The genomic interval GGCATTGCCAAAAGCCTGGTTCCGGTTCCGGTATGCATCAATAATTTTCTCATAAAGGAATTCTCTGGCATCATCCGTAAACTCAATATGCTTTTGAGTGGCCTTCTGCAAAGAGATTTCTAATAATTCCTGTGGAAGGTAATCAGGGAAATTGTAGAATAAGTTAAATCTGGAACGCAAGCCTGGGTTTGAATCAAGGAAAGTATGCATTTGTTTAGGATAGCCAGCCACCAGAATAGCAATATCGCCAGGGCCATCAGACATTTCTTTTAACAGCACTTCGATAGCTTCCCGGCCAAAATCCTGGTCATCGTTTTCATTCCGCATCAACGAATATGCTTCATCAATGAACAGAATACCACCACGGGCTTTGTCAATCACTTCTTTTACTTTAGGAGCCGTCTGGCCAATGTATTTGCCAATCAGTTCGACCCGGCCTACTTCCATTACGGTGCCTTTCGACAACAGACCCATTTTATGATAGATCTTTCCTAATGTCTGTGCAACTGTGGTTTTTCCTGTTCCGGGATTACCAGTGAAAACAGTATGTAAGCTGATTTTATGGTTTTCTTCAAAACCTTGTTTCTGACGAAGTTGTAGAAATTTTAAATAGGAAGTATAGTCGTTAATTTTAGCTTTAATATCATTCAACCCAATCATCTCGTGCAGGTTGGTCATTACATCTTCCAGAGATTCTTCATGCACCTGCGGAGCTACAGTTTTAGCAATCGGCGTAATGCTATGGCTACCACCAGCATACACTTGTGGAACACCCTGTACCCAGGTTTCACCTACTTCAAAAGGCAAAATGGCAATCAGCGTATCCATGAAAATGATTTCCAGGGTATATTTATCCTTAAACCATGTGTTTTTATCTGAAGCGCCCCATCCGGTTGTAACACTAATCTGCTTATTGGCATGATCAGTGGAGATCATACTTAGATAAGAAGTGCTGCCTTTCAATTGGCGGGCATCATTATAAAAATTGAAGAACAGTTCACAATGCCAGGGTTCTTCCTGCAAATTTTTAAAGTTAAATTCAGCAAAAATATATCTGGTTTCAGTAGAGTTGAATTGTGAATAATATTTACGCTGATCTTTTGGGACACCTTCATAACCACCCTCATACATTTTGATAGAATCAAAATTGAAATAAGGATTAAGGTCATTAGAAACAAGTCCTCCTTCAATTACATAGAATTTACGGTTACCTACCAGCTTGCCATCAATATAAGCTTCCCATTCGTAGGCACCTTTTTTCCAGAACATGCCCACTTCCGACATACCCCAGCTATTGCGTATAATAACGGTATTTTCTTCTTTCCGTACCTGTCTGTCGGTTTTAAGATGACATATCTCTTCTTTAGTACCGTCGGATTTAAAGGCATACGCTTTTAAGGAAATCTGTGTAGCCCAGTCTTCCTCATCAAAAAGTTTGTTATAAAAAGAAAGCTCGCAATAGATATACGTTGTTTCTTTATTCTCAAAAACACGTCTGTATTTTTTAGAATCTCCCTCAAAAGTTTCAGTTGAAGCGTATGTTTTGAGGTCTTTGAATTTGTATTTTATTTCCAAGGCACAGATTGTCTTAAATTCTTAGAAATTAAAATTACTTAGCTTTGATTTGAGATGCTTTTCTAAAACTGCTAAATAATTACATATAACATTTTTGAGCAAATAAGATGCAAAACTCCCGCAAAATCCAGTATTTGCGAAAAAAAATATTGCAATAACTTAAAATGGTAGTATCTATAAATCAGGAGAGTTTGATAAGCCAAAAATGTAATATGGCCTTAATTTTTGCAGAAAGGCCTTTTTAGATAGTGGAAAGTATTTGAAAAACAAGCTTCTTCTTTCCAGAAATTAATTGTTTAAACCAGTTTATTTTTTATTTTAAGCTGCATTTCACACATTCAGAATCCTGGAAAAATTAAAAAATCATGCAAGGTGCGTTTACTTTTTTCCTCAAAAAAAGGTAAACAAGAATAAGTAGATTTTTATTTATTGATAGAAGTAACGGTTCTAATTCAATATTTTTTTATTAACTCTGCTGAAAGGCTGGTAAGTCCGGTAGTAGCTTTATCTTCCATCAAATGCAGGTTAGGCCGTTGGGCAACAGCTGGTATATGGGGATCGATAATATATTTTGGGACTTCATCAGCTACATAATCAATCAGGCCGGCGGCAGGGTACACCAGCAAGGAAGTCCCAACTACAATAAAGATATCAGCTGAGGAGACCTCCATGATTGCTTTCTCAATCATTGGCACCATTTCCCCAAACCAGACAATATGTGGCCGGAGTTGTGATCCTTTCTCACACAAGTCTCCTAATTTCAGTTCCCAACCTTCCATATCATACACCAGATTTTCGTCTACTGTACTTCGGGATTTAAAAATTTCGCCATGTAGATGTATTACATTGGAAGAGCCAGCCCTTTCGTGCAGATTATCTACATTTTGGGTTATAATCACTACATCAAACTTTTTTTCAAGTTCTACGAGAGCCAGATGTCCTGCATTTGGCTGTGCAGTAAGACCATTTTTCCGCCTTTCGTTGTAAAAATTCAATACCAGTTCCGGATTTTTATGCCAGCCTTCCGGTGAGGCTACTTCCATAATATCATGTCCTTCCCATAATCCATTCGCATCTCTAAAAGTTGCGATTCCGCTTTCTGCACTAATACCTGCGCCAGACAAAACAACAATTTTCTTTTTCATAGAAACTAAATATATCAGGAAGTTTTGTGATTGAAATTAAGGCAAAATAAATAAAATGGATAAAAGAAATTCCTATAAATCGCTATTACTGGCATCGAAAATAAGTGAATGATAAAATAGCCCCACATACCTGTGGTACTTCGGCACATAAAGGCATAAAAATAGCGCTGAAGTTTTGATCCAGCGCTATTTTTATCTTCAAAATGTATTTACATAACAGACTTACTTCTTTTTCTTGACCGGAAATTTTCCTTTGCCTTTTTTTTCCGGCGTAGTTTTGGCGAGATTCAGACACTCTTCCAGGGTAAGATTTTTAGGATCTTTATCTTTAGGAATCTTGATGTTTTGCTTTCCTATTGATATATAGGGTCCAAACCTGCCATTGAGTACTTTTACATCCGGGTTTTCGGTAAATTCCTTAATAAATTTCTCGGAATCAGATTTTCGTTTATTAATAATAATTTCATTTGCCCGTGCTTCTGTCAACACAAAGGGGTCATCTTCTTTACCCAGGGAGTAGAATTTATTATCGTGTTTTACATAAGGACCAAATCTACCAACCGCAACTGTCATAGGTTTTCCCTCAAAACTTCCTGCTTCTCTGGGAAGTTTAAATAATTCCAGTGCATCTTCCAGGGTAATACGTTCCATCATCTGGCCTTTTTTCAGGCTGGCGTAGAGAGGTTTTTTATCTCCTTCAGCTTCACCTATTTGAGCAACCGGGCCAAACTTACCCAGGCGTACACTTACTTTTTCGCCTGTTTCCGGGTGAGTACCTAATTCTCTGGATTTGCCTACAGAAGAACGTTGTATTTCCTGGGTGTTTTCTATCCGCTTGTGAAAACCATCATAAAATCCCTCCAGCATGTTTACCCATTCTTTCCTGCCCTGGGCAATCTCATCAAATTCTTTTTCTACAGTAGCTGTAAAAGAATAATCCACTACATTGGGAAAATGCTGTACCAGAAAATCATTCACAATCATAGCTATATCTTCCGGAAATAGTTTGGCTTTCTCCGCACCGGTGATTTCCTTCAAGGTTGTTTCATTGATTTTATCCTGCTTCAGTATCAGTTCCCGGTATGGACGTTCTTTACCTTCACGGTCTTCCTTTACAACGTAACCTCGTTTAATAATGGTAGATATGGTTGGCGCATAAGTTGAAGGCCTGCCGATACCCATTTCTTCTAGTTTTTTTACCAGGCTTGCTTCCGTATATCTGGGAGCCGGACGGGAAAAACGCTGCGTAGCGCTCATGTGATTAAGGTTGAGCGCTTGGCCGATATTAAGCGGAGGCAGCATCCCTTTGCTATCCTCATCGTCTTCCTCATTGTCGCTGGATTCTATATATACTTTTAAAAACCCATCAAATTTAATTACTTCACCTGTGGCCACCAGCTGCTCTTTCAATTCTCCGGCATTGTTTAATTGGGCACTTTCTACGTTAGTAGCCGCCGCAGGTTTAATAGCAATAGTAGCTGTAGTTCTTTCCAGCCTGGCATCAGCCATTTGGGAGGCAATCGCCCGTTTCCAGATGAGCTCATATAAGCGTTGCTCGTTGCGATCTCCATTTACTTTCTGTGCCGAAAAATCTGTGGGCCGAATGGCTTCGTGGGCTTCCTGAGCAGATTCTGATTTGGTTTTGTATTGTCTTACCTGCACATATTCTTTTCCGAAGGCACTCTCGATTTCGGCTTTTGCTTTCTGGATAGCTTCTTCAGAAAGAATAGTAGAATCGGTACGCATGTAGGATATTTTACCAGCTTCATATAACTTCTGCGCAATTGTCATCGTCTGAGACACAGAGAAATACAGTTTGCGGCTGGCTTCCTGTTGCAATGTTGACGTAGTAAATGGAGCAGCAGGCGATTTTTTAGCTGGCTTTGTTTCTAAATTCTTAATAGAAAAAGCGGCCTCCACACAACGTTCCAGAAAACTTCTGGCTTCCGGTTCCGTGTTGAATTTTTCAGGTAATTCAGCTGTTAACGTTTTTCCTTTCCCAAGGTCAAACAGAGCTGAAATCTTATAAGAAGATTTGCTTGCAAACCCTTCAATTTCCCTTTCTCTCTCTACAATCAGACGTACAGCAACCGATTGTACCCTACCGGCAGATAAACCCATTTTAATTTTTTTCCACAGCACCGGAGAAAGCTCAAACCCAACAATGCGATCCAGAATACGCCGGGCTTGCTGGGCATTTACCAGGTCAATATCGATGGTACGGGGCGATTTAATGGCATTCAGGATGGCATTTTTAGTAATTTCCCTGAAAACAATTCTGCGGATTACATTGTCTTTTAAATTCAGCGCCTCCTTCAAATGCCAGGATATAGCTTCTCCCTCACGGTCATCGTCAGTAGCCAGCCAGATGAGTTCAGCTTCCTTGGCAAGTTTCTTTAGCTGGGCAACTACCTCCTTTTTATCTTCTGATATTTCATAGGTTGGACGGAATCCGTTGGCTATATCAATAGCATTATTATCTTTGGGCAAATCGCGAACATGGCCAAAGCTGGACTTTACAGTAAAATCCTCGCCCAGATACCCCTCTATTGTCTTGGCTTTGGCTGGAGATTCTACAATTACTAAATTTTTAGACATATGATTTAATATCCTTTAAAATGCAAAACTGGTCAAATATGATGATTTTTTGTATAAAAAAACAAACCTACACTTATTGGTCTGGTTCACTATAATCATTTTTATTATATTTTTGTTCAAACCTTTCTCTATAAATTCGCTTTTCTGCTTACATTACGCTCTGCAATTAAGGAATAGTCTGTAATTAATATCCATGTAAAGTAATGGTTAAATCTTTAGTACTGGTCCGTCATGCGCAGGCGGAACCCTATTCTCCTGTTATCAAAGATGAAGAAAGAGAACTGACAGCGACTGGTGTAGCGGATGCCTCCAGAATGGGGAAACACTTACAATCTTTACAGGTAAAACCAGATTTGATTGTGGCAAGCCCTGCTTACCGGACTACTACTACTGCACAACTATTGGCCGAACAACTGGGCTACAACCTGTCAAATATTAAAATAGAGCCTACTTTATATGAATCCTCCATGCGTAATCTGATGGCGGTTGTGAATCAGCTGAGTGAAACATATACTCAGGTAATGATTATTTCTCATAATCCTACACTTACCTATCTGGCTGAATATTTAACCCATGCAGAAATCGGAACCGTTCCTACCTGTGGGTCACTACAAATACAGTTTGAAAATATTTCCTGGCAGCAGGTAAGTGGAAATACCGGGAAGCTGGTCTGGTTTGAATTTCCGGGGAAATAGATATAAATATTCATTCACTCATTTGTATGTGAAAAAACAATAAATTTAAATTAGAAGTATAATGCGTATAGCTTCAGGTAATATTCCTGATTTTTTGCCATCCTGTTTTTTCTGCCCGGATGGTTTCCTATTTTTGCCCCACACGTCAACCTATAGTTTAATTATTGCCTAATTTTTCATGAGTCAAGTACATTTTCAAAAGATTGCCACAGAATTATCTGTATCAGAAAAGCAGGTTGCCAGCACGGTTGAACTGCTCGATGAGGGAGCTACAGTTCCTTTTATTTCCCGTTACCGGAAAGAAATGACTGGTAGTCTGGATGAAGTGGCCATTGCTGCCATACGGGATCGCATTCTGCAACTGCGCGAGTTAGATAAACGCCGGGAAAGTATTATTAAATCCCTGAAAGAACTCAATAAATGGACACAGGATCTGGAAGATCAGTTACAGGCCGCCGAAACCATGGCTGTTCTGGAAGATATCTATCTGCCTTACAAACCTAAACGCCGGACCAAAGCAACAATCGCCAGGGAAAAAGGGTTAGAACCTCTGGCTGCCGCCATTTTTGCCCAGCAATATCTTGACATCACAGAAGAAGCCCAAAAGTTTATCTCCACCGAAAAAGAGGTGAATTCTATTGACGAAGCACTTGCCGGTAGCCGGGATATAATTGCCGAGTGGGTGAATGAAAGCCCGGAAGCCAGGGCAAAAATCCGGGATTTGTTCTGGAAAGAAGGGGTTTTTAAAACCAGAGTAATTCCTGGCAAAGAGGAAGAAGCACAGAAGTTTAAAGATTATTTTGAGTGGGAAGAACCTATTACAACAGCACCTTCTCATAGAGTACTAGCCATGCGTAGGGGAGAAAAAGAGATGTTTTTGTTATTGGATACATCTCCACCCGAAGAATCTGCAATCGATGTCCTGGAAAAGCAGTTTGTTTTGTCAACGAATGAATCTTCACAGCAAGTTCGGCTGGCCGTAAAGGATAGTTATAAGCGTTTGCTGAAACCTTCTATAGAAACTGAAATCAGACTAGCCTCCAAGAAAAAGGCAGATGAAGAAGCCATCAGAGTATTTGCAGACAATTTGCGGCAGTTACTGCTTTCTGCACCTTTGGGCCAGAAGAATGTACTCGCTGTAGACCCAGGCTTCCGGACAGGATGCAAACTGGCCATACTCAACAGGCAAGGAAAATTATTGCATAATGAAGCTATTTATCCCAACGAACCTCAAAAGCAATATGCAAAGGCTGGAGAAACCATTATAAAATTATGCGAGAAGTTTGATGTAGAAGCCATTTCCATTGGGAATGGAACTGCCAGCCGTGAAACAGAAAGTTTTGTAAGAAGCCTGAAGTTGCCAGCTCAGATCCAGGTTATTGTGGTGAATGAAAGTGGCGCGTCCATCTATTCTGCTTCTGAAGTCGCCAGAGATGAATTTCCGGAGTATGATGTTACCGTAAGAGGTGCTGTTTCTATTGGAAGAAGGCTTATGGACCCACTGGCAGAACTGGTGAAAATAGACCCAAAATCTATTGGAGTAGGCCAGTATCAGCACGATGTAGATCAGACAGCTCTTAAGCAGAGCCTGGATGATGTAGTGATGAGTTGTGTAAATGCGGTAGGAGTGGAGGTAAATACAGCCAGTAAAGAACTGCTCACGTATGTTTCCGGTTTAGGGCCACAACTGGCCCAGAATATTATAGATTACCGGAATACACATGGAGCATTCAGTTCCCGTAGCCAGTTACGGCAGGTGCCAAGGCTAGGAGAGAAGGCATACGAACAGGCGGCTGGTTTTCTCCGTATTCGTGGGGCTGCCAATCCTTTGGATGCCAGTGCCGTTCATCCGGAAAGTTATCACATTGTAGCGCAAATGGCTACTGATGTAAAAGCCACCATTGAAAGCCTGATACAGAATGAAACGCTGAGAAAAAGTATTCAACTCAAAAAATATATAACCAATACTACCGGTTTGCCTACCTTACAAGATATTCTCAGCGAACTTGCTAAACCAGGCCGTGATCCAAGAGCTCAGTTTGAAACATTCCAGTTTACAGAAGGCATCAACAGCATGGGTGATCTGAGAACAGGGATGAAACTGCCTGGGATAATTACCAATGTAACTGCCTTTGGTGCTTTTGTAGACATTGGCGTGCATCAGGATGGTTTAGTACATATCAGCGAATTATCCGACCGCTATGTTTCAAATCCGCATGAAGTTGTAAAAGTGCAGCAAAAAGTAGAGGTTACTGTACTTGAAGTTGATGTAAACCGGAAAAGAATTGCATTATCAATGAAAGGAAATAAGCCTGTTGCCGGAAAACCTGCTAAAAACCAGACTAAAGCTGAAACGGAAACAGATATGCAACAGAAGCTAAATCAGCTCAAGCAAATGTTTAAATAATTTCTATTGATATTTTCATACTAAAAAGGATAAAACAACTTTTATAGAGTGTTTTTATCCTTTTTTTTGTGGGCTTATGTATTTTTTTTGCAATACTTGTCATTTTAACATTAATTCTCCTTTTAATTTTACTAATCTGTCAGATCTGCTTCCGGCCTGTGATAAATTTGTTTACACATAAATTATGGATAGAACATAAGCTCATTTGCTTCTCTGGACAATATGTTCTGAAAGAGTGTTGGTAAAAACGGAGATTAAGGAGTTTTTACCAAAAGTATCTCCTTATATAAGGATAAAACTAAAGTTTAGTTTAGGCTTATTTATATACTCAGATTTGCTTAGTTACATTTTAATGAATTGGCTTTGTTAATTTCCTTCGGGAAACAAATGTGTGTAGGATAAGTACCTGAAAGTGCATTTTATTTCTGAATGCATCTAGTAATTTTGAATTGTCAATCAGGCAGAAATAGGGAAAGAAATAATAGAAGACGTTACACTGATTTATATAAAAGATTCAAGATAAATAGTCATATAAGTTTAGGTTTTAGGTGGTTTGTTTTAACGAAGTCCCCCGGTGGTTTCCGCCGGTGGGACTTTTATTTTATGCCTGTCCAATAGTTTGGCATTCTCTGCAAAGCTCGCTAATTTCACTCTCTTAAAGAAGTACTATTCATTCTTCAGTCTGCTATGCCATCCTCAGTGCTTACCCCGGAAAGTGTTCTTAAACAATATTTTGGTTATGATACCTACCGGCCTATGCAGCAGGAAATCATTTATGAACTGTTGCAAGGTAAGGATGTATTGGTGCTGATGCCTACTGGAGGCGGCAAATCCATTTGCTATCAGGTACCTGCCATGGTAATGCCCGGAATAACAATAGTGGTTTCTCCCTTAATCGCTCTCATGAAAGACCAGGTAGAAAGCCTGCTGAGTAATGGAATTCCAGCTGCCTATTTAAATAGTTCACAATCTGGTCAGCAGCAATCCGACATTGAAAATGAGTGCCTGCAAGGCGTTATTAAACTTTTATACATATCTCCGGAAAAATTGCTTTCACAAGGATTTCAGGCCTTATTAAAGAAATTGCCAATTGACCTTTTTGCTATTGATGAAGCACACTGTATCTCCGGATGGGGACATGATTTCAGGCCGGAATACACGCAGTTGAATCTTTTAAAACAAAATTTTCCAGGTATACCTGTCGTAGCTTTGACCGCTACTGCCGATAAACTAATCCGGCAGGATATTGTGGAGCAGTTGGGTTTACAAGCTGCTAAAGTATTTGTATCATCTTTTGATAGAAAAAATTTGAGCCTGACAGTGTTACCTGGAAGAAACAAACTTACTCAGGTAATGGATTTTCTGGATGCACATAAGGGGCAGGCCGGAATAATATACTGCTTAAGTAGAAGTAATACCGAGCAGGTGGCAGAAAAGCTAACAGGAAGCGGTTACAAGGCAGGTTATTATCACGCTGGGATGAGCAGCCGTGACCGTTCTAAGGTGCAGGAAGCTTTTCTTAAAGATGACATTCAAGTGATTTGTGCAACTATCGCTTTTGGAATGGGAATAGATAAGTCGAATGTTCGCTGGGTGATTCATTTTAATTTGCCTAAGAATATGGAAAGCTATTATCAGGAAATTGGCCGGGCAGGCAGGGATGGTTTACCAGCAGCTACGGTTCTATTCTATAGTTTTCGTGATGTAATTGCCTGGCGTGAGATATTAAATTCTAAACCAGAAGACGAAAAAAGGGTAGAGTTACAAATGGCTCGCCTGGAACGAATGCAACAATATGCTGAAGCATATTTATGCCGGAGACGTATTCTGTTGAACTACTTTTCAGAACAATTAACTCAGGATTGCCAGAATTGTGATATCTGTAAAAATCCCAGAAGCCGCTTTGATGGCACCATACTGGCACAAAAAGCACTTTCGGCAGTGATCAGGCTACAGGAATCTGTAACTATGGGAATGTTGATTGATGTACTTCGTGGCAGTCGTAGTGCTCAGATTGTGGAAAAAGGGTATGATAAGATTAAAACCTATGGGGCAGGTGCTGACCTGAAAACGAATGAATGGCGTGATTATTTGCAGCAGATGGTAAATACAGGCATTCTGGAAGTAGCCTATCATCAAAAATATGCCTTGCATAGAGGAGTGTTAAGCCAGCGCATCCTGAATGGAAGCCAACAAGTTTGGCTGGTAAAATCAGAACCTATTGGTATTCCAAAACAGAATGAAGTAATCTCTAAGCAAAGTGCAGCTTCTGTCAAAGAACATTTGCTCGACAAACTAAAAATTATCAGGAAGCGTCTGGCTGATTCTCAAAATGTGCCGCCATATATAGTATTTAATGATCATACCTTATCTGAAATGGTGATGAAGCGCCCCAAAAACCGGGAACAATTACTAAGGATTTCGGGTATTGGACAACATAAACTGGATATGTATGGAGATGCTTTTCTAATTGAAATTAATAAATTTCCACCTTTGCAGAGACTTAAGAATGAACCTAAAAAGAAACCTGCCAAAGAGAAAATAGATACCTATCAACTTACCTACGATGCTTTTATAAAAGGATACCATCTCGAAGAGATCGCTAAACAAAGAGAGTTGAGTATTACTACTATTCAGACACATATTATTACGCTATGGATGAAAGACTATCCTATTGATATCTATTCGTTTATCTCAGCCCAGGAATTACAGATTTTGTGCGAAGCAATCCCAAAAATTAATGGTCTTGAAACTAAAAGCAAAGAGTTATTTGATTACTTCCGGGAAAAATATGATTATTTTAAAATAAAGATTGCCTTATCAGTATATGCCAAGAAACTCAAGTAAGCTCCTAATATACTTTTGCTAATTCCATTCTAATTTTCATATAACCTTTCGATTTTACAGCTCATACAAAGTTCTTTTTTCTTAAGAAAACTTTGTATGAGCCCCTTTGTTTATATCAACTATCAATATCAAAGAACGCAAGGGTTGTAAGGTTACTTTATCCCGATAAACAAAATTAAATGTCAACTTAGAAAGCATTAAAAGCTTACATACCTGTGTACATTTTTTCATAGCAATGTAACTTACCCAAAAGGTAAAAGTTCTTAAAGGCTCATCTATTTTGCTTAATTACATTTAGTAAGGCTTATTAACACTTATGAGTTTACTCAATTACATATTAATAGTATTTTTTATAATAATATCAGGCATAGCTGGTGTTTATTATAGGCTATACATTTTGAAGAAAAAAGCTTATTTCTTACGTACCCGAGAAAATACCAAAATTCTTGTGCAAATTAAGGCTTTGAAAAAAGCCAATGATAGGTTAGAGATAAGTAGAAATGAGTTACAGGAAATTAACCGGAACAAAGATAAATTCATCTCGATTATATCTCACGATTTCAGGGGACCTTTGAATTCGTTAACTGCATTATTACAGATTTTAATGAAATATGCTGAGAGTTTCAGTAAAGACGAATTGAAAGATTTCGGGAGGAATATGGATAAGTCTGTCCATAATCTACTTGATTTACTAGAAAACCTTTTTAAATGGTCGCAAAGTCAGAGTAAGCAGATTGAACACCGGCCAGAAGTATTTGTTTTAGCAGAACTAATATATAAAACAGTTAACTTATTAGAACCTACAGCCCATAATAAAAATATTCTAATCCAGGTAGAAGTAGATCCTATTATAAAAGTGAATGCAGATAAACATATGATGAGTTTTATTTTGAGAAATCTACTCTCTAATGCCATAAAATTTACTCATAAGGGCGGTGTAGTGCGTAT from Rhodocytophaga rosea carries:
- a CDS encoding sensor histidine kinase; this encodes MSLLNYILIVFFIIISGIAGVYYRLYILKKKAYFLRTRENTKILVQIKALKKANDRLEISRNELQEINRNKDKFISIISHDFRGPLNSLTALLQILMKYAESFSKDELKDFGRNMDKSVHNLLDLLENLFKWSQSQSKQIEHRPEVFVLAELIYKTVNLLEPTAHNKNILIQVEVDPIIKVNADKHMMSFILRNLLSNAIKFTHKGGVVRITSQTKNNEVEIAVSDNGVGISKEVLSKLFRINTCFTSNGTENEMGTGLGLILCQEFVQKNGGIIQVESELKQGTTFRFCVPLVYEEVEVEL